The genomic DNA AGGTTCTGTGGCGGTACGCAACTCCCGTGATCCGCACGGTCCCGCGCTGGTGTACACGCGGGCGGAGATCGCGGCCTTCATCGCGGGGGCGAAGGACGGCGAGTTCGACCTAATCGCCAGCTAACGCCAGGCAGAAAAAGCCCAATTGGGCCCTTGCCGGACGGCATCCTGCGAAACTGACGCTCGTCGTCTGCCCTTCACAGGAGACTCCATGCCCGCGCCCGCCCCTCCGGTTGATGCCCTCACGCTCGAGTACTACCTCGCCGCCTCCGCGCGCAGCCCGATCGCGCTGCGCCTGGTGCTGGGGCACCTTCTGCGCACACTGCGCAAGGCAGCCGGCATCGAAGCGGAGGCGGCGGGCCGGTCCATCCGCGGCTCGGAAGCCAAGATCTCCCGGATGGAGCGTGCCCTGGTCACCTGCAAGCACGACGACGTGAAGGACCTGCTCACCCTCTACGGCGTCACCGACCTCCACGCCCATGCCCACTTCGCGGAGATGGTGCGCATCTCCCGGCAGCCCGGCTGGTGGCATCGCTTCGACGGGGTCCTGCCCGACTGGTGCGGCAAACTGATCGGCCTGCAGGAGGCCGCCTCCACCATCCGCACCTACGAAGTCCAGCTGGTGCCCGGGCTGCTGCAGACCGCCGCCTACACTGAGGCACTCGTGCGCCAGGCTTACCCCCAGGCACCGCAGCAAGAGGTCGACGACCGGGTGGAGCTGCGGATGACTCGCCAGAACGTCCTTACCCGCCAGGATCCGCCCCGTCTGTGGGCCGTTCTCGACGAGGCCGTCCTGCACCGGCCCATGGGCGGCGAGCAGGTCATGCGCGAACAACTGCGGCATCTGACGAAGATGGCGCAGCTCGCCCACATCACGATCCAGATCGCACCGTTCAACCGGCCCGGCTGCATCGCTGCCGGCTTCCCGATCACGCACCTGCGCTTCGACCTTCCCCCTCTGCCCGACATCGTCTACCTCGAGCAGCTGCGGGACGCCGAGTACATGGACAAGCCCGAGGAGACCCAGCACTACCGCGGTGTCCTGGACGGCCTGGCCCAGGCCGCGCTCTCCCCGCACGACAGCCTCGACCTGCTCGAGTACACCCTCAGCTGAACTCCAGGCGGCCCGCACACCGCACGTCAGGGCACCAGGCCCACACCGCCGTGCTCGGCCCACGCCCGACCGCCGGCATCCGCCAGGCGGTCACTGCCCGGCCGCCACCGGCCGATATCGACCAGCCCCGGCGTGAGCAGCCGCAGCGCGGCGAAGAACGGCTCGACCTCCGCGCGCGGACGCACTCGCCCCCACCGTCCCCCGGCAGCCTCCCGCAGCACCGCACCGGCCTGCTGCCGCACGCCGGCGTCCTCACTGACCAGGTGACTGGCCGCGACAAGGCTTCCCGGCGCGAGCAGGCGGGCCGTCTGCTCCAGCACCGTGGCAGGGGCGGCGGATTCGGGGATCGTGTGCAGCACGGACACGAACAGCACCGCCACCGGCAGGGTGATGTCGATCAGCCGGCACACCGCCGGGTCGGACAACAGCTGCGCCGTCTGCAGCGGGCCGGCCCGCACCACCAGGGTGCGCCGCCGCTCCTCCCACAGCGCCCGGGTGTGGGCGAGCACCAGGGGATCCTCAGCGGCATAGACGACCCGCGCCCGCGCATCGATGCTCTGGGCGACCTGATGCACAGCCACCGGGGTGGGAAACCCGGCACCGAAGACCACGAACTGGCGCACCTTGTACTCCCGCGCCAGGTGACTGGTCACCCGCAGCAGGAACCGGTGCGCGGAATCGGCAACATGCCGCGCGGCGGGCACCAGTTGCAGCAGCCGCTCACACGCCTCCCGGTCGGCGGAATAGTAATCCTTGCCGCCCAGCAGGCAGTTCGTCATCCGGGCAAGATTCGGCGACGCGACGTCGAGGACGTCCAACCGCGGCACCCGCCCGCGTTCCAATGCGGCACCCCACCCCGTCTTGGCACCCGCAGCATGCTGCATGCTGCGGACACTCCATGGTAGGAAAGCCGCACCCGGCCGGGATAGTTCTTCGTAGAATCATTCGCCGCGGCCCGAAGTGCGCTACAGCAAGTCTCTGATGCTCGCTGTCACCGGCGTGCGCGGCCCTCTACGGCTGTGCTCCTGCGGGCGCCGCTGTCCACCGGCCCGGCAGCGCCCGCTGCGCCATCCGCAGCTGGGATGCGACCGCCGGAGCCTCGACCCCCATCAGCTCGGCCGCCTCCTTCTCGCTCAAGTCCAGCCGGCAGCGCAGGATCACCGCATCCGCTTGCGCCCGCGGCAGCAGTTGGTGCACCGCATCCGCCGGCTGCGCGGCCCCGGCCTGGCGGCCGCCCAGCGCAGAAGTGATCAGCGCGTCCAGCAGCCGCCACGCCACCGCCGCCGGACGGGGACTGCTGATGACCGTCGGCCAGATCGTGGCGAGATTGCCCAGGACGGCCTCCACGACCTGCCGGCTCATCCACGCGTCCTGCACCCGCTCCCGCGTGTAGTGCAGATAGCGGTCCTGGTGCAGGAGACAGAACGCCGTGTACTCCAGCGGCAGGACCAGCTCGATCGTCGGCTGCGGGGCATCGCCGGGGGACCACTGCGGACGGGACGCCCGCACCGGCACCTCGCCGCGGCGGCGCAAGGAAACGAACATGGCACCTCTCTCCGGGGGCACGGGAAGCATCAGGGGGACTCGGAACGTGCGGCGGGCAGCTGTGCGGGACTCTCCGGAGGGTCGAGACAGAGCAGGAACGTGTAATGGACGGCTTCCCACAGCGGCCGCACGTCCGCCGGCCAGCCGCCCAGCGCGGTCACCAGCGCCGCCGTCTGTTCCCAGCCCGCTATCATCTCGCCGCCCAGGATCTCGCTGACTGCCTGCGTGCTCAGCGCCCCGCGCGTGGCCTTGCGTACCACCCCGAACGGGGGGCGCCCCGCGGCCAGATGCAGTCCCCGCAGCGCCGCCTGCAGACGGGCCACCGCATCGGGAATCGCATACCGCCCTGGCGGCACCATCCCGTGCGCGCTCTCGAACAGCACACTCAGCTCGGCAGGATCGCCGCCGAACAGTTCGACCAGGGTGCACACCACCGGCCAGGTCGGCGTGCGATCACCCGAGAGAATCCGCGAGATGTACGACGGGGATAACGACGTCTGCTCGGCCACCTCCCTGAACGTCAGCCCGCTGGCCCGTTGCAGATAGGACAGCGCCGAGGCCAGCTTCACCGATGCCCGTTCGGCCGCCTGCGACAGCAACTTGCCCTCC from Streptomyces sp. NBC_01478 includes the following:
- a CDS encoding DUF5753 domain-containing protein, which codes for MPAPAPPVDALTLEYYLAASARSPIALRLVLGHLLRTLRKAAGIEAEAAGRSIRGSEAKISRMERALVTCKHDDVKDLLTLYGVTDLHAHAHFAEMVRISRQPGWWHRFDGVLPDWCGKLIGLQEAASTIRTYEVQLVPGLLQTAAYTEALVRQAYPQAPQQEVDDRVELRMTRQNVLTRQDPPRLWAVLDEAVLHRPMGGEQVMREQLRHLTKMAQLAHITIQIAPFNRPGCIAAGFPITHLRFDLPPLPDIVYLEQLRDAEYMDKPEETQHYRGVLDGLAQAALSPHDSLDLLEYTLS
- a CDS encoding SAM-dependent methyltransferase, which gives rise to MDVLDVASPNLARMTNCLLGGKDYYSADREACERLLQLVPAARHVADSAHRFLLRVTSHLAREYKVRQFVVFGAGFPTPVAVHQVAQSIDARARVVYAAEDPLVLAHTRALWEERRRTLVVRAGPLQTAQLLSDPAVCRLIDITLPVAVLFVSVLHTIPESAAPATVLEQTARLLAPGSLVAASHLVSEDAGVRQQAGAVLREAAGGRWGRVRPRAEVEPFFAALRLLTPGLVDIGRWRPGSDRLADAGGRAWAEHGGVGLVP
- a CDS encoding helix-turn-helix domain-containing protein, coding for MAGTSPRYDSCRYCQERFIRRNGPGRKKEYCSIDCRRKAQRERDGHLERQEHSALPLGRRIAEDLQALSAALLEAEYDARSLTELLRCADEVAREVDYYRAAAVQDARNLGANWEQVADAARVSATTARTRWPESRVKERLKRRAGERAAVRQPSVPVVSGLGDAEGKLLSQAAERASVKLASALSYLQRASGLTFREVAEQTSLSPSYISRILSGDRTPTWPVVCTLVELFGGDPAELSVLFESAHGMVPPGRYAIPDAVARLQAALRGLHLAAGRPPFGVVRKATRGALSTQAVSEILGGEMIAGWEQTAALVTALGGWPADVRPLWEAVHYTFLLCLDPPESPAQLPAARSESP
- a CDS encoding DUF397 domain-containing protein, with translation MVQITNGVPADSLSDVTWLKSRHSTADGNCVELALLGGGSVAVRNSRDPHGPALVYTRAEIAAFIAGAKDGEFDLIAS
- a CDS encoding sigma-70 region 4 domain-containing protein; the protein is MFVSLRRRGEVPVRASRPQWSPGDAPQPTIELVLPLEYTAFCLLHQDRYLHYTRERVQDAWMSRQVVEAVLGNLATIWPTVISSPRPAAVAWRLLDALITSALGGRQAGAAQPADAVHQLLPRAQADAVILRCRLDLSEKEAAELMGVEAPAVASQLRMAQRALPGRWTAAPAGAQP